From the genome of Spodoptera frugiperda isolate SF20-4 chromosome 23, AGI-APGP_CSIRO_Sfru_2.0, whole genome shotgun sequence, one region includes:
- the LOC118266892 gene encoding methylosome protein 50-like encodes MDNSNRIVPPHLNAEIYRTDTTGTTTLSYLDYIKIHSDGSVLVGSSELTGRYWNGGVSVYKSIAEAQSIKTEDKRSISLCSGTADGCFIGSSNKLLICEDSGAVSVWVKNGDQQSAWSQWREDLSVAEHDNAVLAVDCLEPERLYATAGADGNVKVWDINDMICIRNYSAAHSMIVNAIAVKPKSAHSFATGSMDQYVTLWDENTDKAVLDIMKNDCSIYCLAWLDENRLAVGDEAGVLHLIDIRNTENKLKIAEFPAAVHKLVVHPDSDKVAVCCDNKIVTVCKVEENCEPKVIYHDRHMHSNYVRGAAWDIEDKNTLHTVGWNGELKSHSISLD; translated from the exons ATGGATAACAGTAACAGAATCGTCCCACCTCATCTCAATGCTGAAATATACAGAACCGACACCACCGGCACGACCACCCTTTCATATTTAGACTACATTAAAATTCATTCTG ACGGAAGTGTTCTGGTGGGATCATCAGAACTCACTGGTCGGTATTGGAACGGCGGCGTGAGTGTGTACAAGAGTATAGCCGAAGCTCAAAGCATCAAAACTGAAGATAAGAGGAGTATTTCTTTATGCAGCGGAACTGCCGATGGTTGCTTTATCGGAAGCTCTAATAAG TTGTTGATATGTGAAGACAGTGGTGCAGTAAGTGTGTGGGTCAAGAATGGTGACCAGCAGAGTGCTTGGAGTCAGTGGAGAGAAGACCTCTCTGTGGCAGAACATGACAATGCAGTGTTGGCTGTAGACTGCCTTGAGCCTGAACGCCTTTATGCCACTGCTGGTGCTGATGGAAATGTTAAG GTGTGGGACATCAATGACATGATATGTATAAGGAATTACAGTGCAGCGCACAGTATGATTGTAAATGCAATTGCAGTGAAACCAAAGTCTGCCCACAGTTTTGCAACTGGTTCCATGGATCAGTATGTCACATTGTGGGATGAAAATACTGATAAAGCAGTGCTGG ATATTATGAAAAATGATTGCTCTATTTACTGCTTGGCTTGGTTGGATGAGAATCGTTTAGCTGTAGGAGATGAAGCTGGTGTATTACATTTGATAGATATCAGgaatacagaaaataaattgaaaatagcAGAGTTCCCTGCAGCAGTGCACAAATTGGTTGTGCATCCAGA TTCGGACAAAGTGGCAGTATGTTGTGACAATAAAATTGTCACAGTTTGCAAAGTGGAAGAGAATTGTGAACCCAAAGTAATATACCATGACAGACATATGCACAGCAACTACGTCAGAGGAGCAGCTTGGGACATTGAGGATAAGAACACTCTACATACTGTTGGGTGGAACGGTGAATTGAAATCACATTCTATTTCATTGGACTGA